Proteins from one Hyperolius riggenbachi isolate aHypRig1 chromosome 2, aHypRig1.pri, whole genome shotgun sequence genomic window:
- the LOC137545636 gene encoding uncharacterized protein, producing MATRRFINVEDLIMAVQEYPELYDKSHEKHSDLPHCKLLWERITKQFVDEYDRLAARKQSKEVEKIKTKWRSIRDSFIKELKAEKADQRSGSGASRRTPYCHTPLLRFLRPLVQDRGTEDNFEAILDDSNDGPALSILDESPDTSMDTLTTVNLDDIADDELPSVSAASSAQPESPGEGPPTQRPNTAESLRKQASARVSAARGQARSANVQMAGAVSSLVGMMKNQESIVSRSLQDKSGSTISHQYQQHIDTLRTQLAESNEMLRKERQLFQEQLHNLGQQHRQQIDLLMHHQSSSLYHSVMSLLPLMEQVPRHRLIHCQCSLLDAVKNHLDYSAPPTRPPSAWQPSPTQPYHGPSPNQSYQGYQPPHSFPITSAEETTTYTQLSQGSTASTRTSASSQPSSGKYPFFPENDNKF from the exons ATGGCCACCAGGAGGTTTATCAACGTGGAGGACCTCATAATGGCTGTCCAAGAGTACCCAGAGCTCTACGACAAGAGCCATGAGAAGCACAGCGACCTTCCACACTGCAAGCTGTTATGGGAGCGCATCACCAAGCAGTTTGTGGACGAGTATGACCGGCTTGCAGCCAGGAAGCAGAGCAAAGAAG ttgaaAAGATAAAGACAAAATGGCGAAGTATACGTGACAGCTTCATTAAAGAACTAAAGGCGGAAAAAGCAGACCAAAGAAGTGGGAGTGGTGCATCGCGAAGGACCCCATATTGCCACACACCTCTACTGCGATTCCTTAGACCTCTCGTTCAAGATAGAGG CACTGAAGATAACTTTGAGGCCATTTTAGATGATTCAAATGATGGACCAGCACTGTCAATTTTGGATGAGTCACCTGACACATCGATGGACACCCTGACCACTGTCAATCTGGATGACATTGCCGACGATGAACTGCCAAGTGTTTCAGCTGCCTCATCTGCACAACCTGAATCACCTGGTGAGGGACCACCCACCCAGCGTCCAAACACGGCTGAGTCATTGCGTAAGCAAGCAAGTGCTCGGGTTTCAGCTGCTCGCGGTCAGGCCAGATCGGCCAATGTGCAGATGGCTGGAGCAGTGTCAAGCCTTGTTGGGATGATGAAAAACCAGGAATCCATAGTGTCCCGAAGTTTGCAGGACAAATCAGGTAGCACTATTTCCCATCAATACCAGCAACACATAGACACTCTGAGAACTCAGTTGGCCGAATCCAATGAGATGCTGCGCAAAGAAAGGCAGCTTTTTCAGGAGCAGCTACACAATTTGGGTCAACAACATCGCCAACAGATAGACCTTTTGATGCATCACCAAAGCAGCAGCCTTTATCACTCGGTGATGTCACTATTGCCTTTAATGGAACAAGTGCCACGGCACAGGTTAATACATTGTCAATGCAGTTTGCTTGATGCGGTGAAAAACCACTTAGATTACTCTGCACCACCCACTAGGCCACCCTCTGCATGGCAACCATCTCCCACTCAGCCATACCACGGTCCATCTCCAAATCAGTCATACCAGGGTTACCAGCCACCACATTCTTTTCCTATCACCTCTGCAGAGGAAACTACCACGTATACCCAGCTATCACAAGGTAGTACCGCAAGCACTCGTACTTCTGCTTCCTCCCAGCCCAGTAGTGGCAAATACCCTTTTTTCCCCGAGAATGATAATAAATTTTAA
- the LOC137545637 gene encoding putative nuclease HARBI1 has translation MDPIVFLFWMNLAWMGVFLYYSGTLMRSRVRRWWVHPLLQERQQKGQFSVLYQDLRKHPVKFFKYSRMSVDLFDHLLTILRPHLLKKDTRMRKAITPEEQLMITLRFLATGQSYGSLHLTFRVGKSTISAIVNRTSRAIWCSLVAKYMPVPDSRKWAEIADLYWNRCNFPNCLGAIDGKHVRLQKPARSGSLYFNYKKYFSLVLLAVADADYNFIYVDVGSYGGSSDSGIFQRSRLHRLLNDDKLDIPGDKPWPGTTSPSYPYVFVGDEAFALSQHVMRPFGQRGTRREKRVFNYRLTRARRMVECTFGIMSNKWRMFHTPLQLSPTNATAVVKAACILHNFVRQEEGYNIMHLDQDYLPGIRRFATRGRLQAQQNRDYMVRYFMSREGHIQAQDIIVPL, from the exons ATGGACCCCATTGTCTTTCTGTTCTGGATGAACCTGGCTTGGATGGGGGTCTTCCTGTACTACAGTGGGACCCTCATGCGGTCAAGAGTGCGGAGATGGTGGGTACATCCTCTCCTGCAAGAGAGACAGCAAAAGGGGCAATTTTCTGTCCTCTATCAAGACCTGAGAAAACACCCGGTCAAGTTCTTTAAATATAGCCGGATGTCTGTGGACCT GTTTGATCACCTTCTCACCATCTTGAGGCCCCACCTTCTGAAAAAGGACACCAGGATGCGAAAAGCCATCACTCCAGAGGAGCAACTTATGATCACCCTGCG TTTCCTTGCGACCGGACAAAGCTATGGAAGTCTACATCTCACTTTCAGAGTTGGAAAGAGCACAATCAGTGCTATAGTGAACCGCACCAGCAGGGCGATATGGTGCAGTCTGGTTGCGAAGTACATGCCAGTTCCCGATTCTCGCAAGTGGGCGGAGATTGCCGACCTGTACTGGAACAGGTGCAACTTCCCAAACTGCCTAGGAGCCATCGATGGAAAACACGTTCGGCTACAGAAACCAGCGAGGAGCGGCAGTCTGTACTTCAACTACAAGAAGTACTTTAGTCTGGTCCTCCTGGCTGTGGCCGACGCAGACTATAATTTCATCTACGTGGACGTTGGCTCCTATGGCGGTTCAAGTGACTCGGGGATATTCCAGAGGTCCAGACTGCACCGCCTTCTCAATGACGATAAGCTGGACATCCCCGGGGACAAGCCTTGGCCTGGAACAACATCACCAAGCTACCCCTATGTTTTCGTCGGCGACGAGGCCTTTGCCTTATCACAACATGTGATGAGGCCGTTTGGGCAGAGAGGCACCAGGCGCGAAAAACGCGTGTTTAACTACCGGCTGACCCGGGCTCGTCGCATggtcgagtgtacgtttggaatcATGTCGAACAAGTGGAGGATGTTCCACACGCCACTACAGCTGAGCCCTACCAACGCTACAGCTGTCGTGAAGgcggcatgcatcctccacaactttgttcgGCAGGAAGAAGGATACAACATTATGCACCTCGACCAGGATTATTTGCCCGGAATCCGACGGTTTGCAACAAGGGGTAGGCTACAGGCCCAGCAGAATCGGGACTACATGGTACGGTACTTCATGTCTAGAGAGGGACACATACAAGCCCAGGACATTATTGTTCCTCTCTAG
- the CCNA1 gene encoding cyclin-A1 — MRRGSSSNVFAVANTGLGSYDGCQNVVLPRVQSNLLAPRQTQRTVLGVLSENEQRPRLLSSGPVSAKSVPSGFENAFPFPGKMVSTNAAPLVSRPCFTVYVEKSEPVQNCTNDVELSSLEEIEANIMKQKFHLLLDISAASPMMVDTPSSTQTELEDSAETDPDAIAVSEYIEEIHQHLRQAEIKHRPKPYYMKKQTDITSAMRTILVDWLVEVREEYKLRNETLHLAVNYLDRFLSCMSVLRGKLQLVGTAAILLAAKYEEIYPPDVDEFVYITDDTYTKKQLLRMEHLLLKVLAFDMTVPTINHFLLQYISKNNIGTKTEHLAMYMAELTLLEVEPFLSYVPSMIAAAAYCLANYIVNRIFWPESLQIFTGYTLSDIAPCLVDLHRACLNAPHQPQQAIQEKYKTPKHMQVSLMVIPSSLPL; from the exons ATGCGTCGTGGTAGCTCATCCAACGTCTTCGCTGTGGCAAACACTGGCCTGGGAAGCTATGATGGATGTCAGAACGTTGTCCTACCAAGAGTTCAATCTAACCTCCTGGCTCCAAGACAGACTCAGAGGACTGTGCTTGGAGTACTCAGTGAAAATGAGCAGCGCCCTAGATTGCTTAGCTCG GGTCCTGTTTCTGCAAAGAGTGTTCCTTCTGGGTTTGAGAATGCGTTTCCATTTCCTGGGAAGATGGTTTCCACAAATGCTGCACCACTTGTCTCCAGGCCTTGCTTCACAGTCTATGTTGAGAAGTCTGAACCTGTTCAGAATTGTACAAATGACGTGGAACTTTCCAGTCTGGAAGAGATAGAGGCCAACATCATGAAACAAAAGTTCCACCTTCTACTTGACATCAGTGCAG CCTCTCCAATGATGGTGGACACTCCTTCCTCAACTCAGACTGAACTTGAAGATTCCGCTGAAACAGACCCAGATGCCATAGCGGTCTCAGAATACATAGAGGAGATCCATCAGCACCTGCGACAAGCAGAA attAAACATCGGCCCAAACCTTACTACATGAAGAAGCAGACAGATATTACTTCAGCAATGCGGACAATCTTGGTTGACTGGCTGGTTGAAGTGAGAGAGGAGTACAAGCTTCGTAATGAGACTTTGCATCTGGCTGTAAACTACTTGGACCGATTTCTGTCTTGTATGTCTGTGCTGAGGGGCAAGCTTCAGCTCGTAGGAACCGCAGCAATTCTCTTGGCAGC GAAATATGAAGAGATCTACCCGCCTGATGTGGATGAATTTGTGTACATAACTGATGATACTTACACCAAGAAACAGCTGCTACGCATGGAACATCTACTGCTCAAAGTGCTGGCCTTTGACATGACTGTCCCTACAATCAaccacttcctgctgcagtacATTAGCAAGAACAACATTGGCACCAAGACTGAACATCTTGCAATG TATATGGCAGAACTGACACTTCTTGAAGTGGAGCCCTTCTTATCGTATGTTCCTTCAATGATAGCTGCTGCAGCCTATTGCCTGGCCAACTATATAGTCAACAGGATTTTCTGG CCTGAAAGCCTTCAGATATTCACTGGCTACACACTGAGTGACATTGCACCCTGTCTAGTTGATCTGCACAGAGCCTGCCTTAATGCACCTCACCAACCACAGCAAGCCATCCAGGAGAAATACAAGACTCCAAA GCACATGCAAGTATCCCTGATGGTAATTCCTTCATCCCTTCCACTGTGA